In Pseudomonas fluorescens NCIMB 11764, a single window of DNA contains:
- a CDS encoding APC family permease → MTELTESLHEEAPIVSEKLKGNLGTYQIALLVIAAAAPLGAVLTAAPIGFQLGNGPGLAGTFLVAGFLMVCFSVGYGELIRAIPGAGAFYKYLSVVFGPRVGAGAAWVALASYLAITIALAIVSGYYTNLTLQTFGVDIGWTSWTLLLMALTSYLGRANIDFAAKILVPLVLAEFFMLFLLGISIFMDKGLAAFPVEAVSIDAITSPGLGVGMMVALAAFLGVESAALYAMEAKRPEKSIPGATRLAVALVAVAYFVIIWLIVGGIGVEAIKGEAASAQGELIINLFSTRLGGTTATLVSIMLCTSNFACLLSLHNAATRYVHVLAKDKHLPRVLSNIHPQKNSPANASLLVTVVVAVCIAVPSSLGYDAFVFLFPVTLALGTIGLIGLQAFISLAVVAHFKKVSSRKYLKVLVSPLVALAGLSVAVYLIYENYGLLTGSESAWVNGTPLLLVVLFFYGVIKGRSKNN, encoded by the coding sequence ATGACAGAGCTAACCGAATCCCTGCATGAAGAGGCGCCTATAGTCAGTGAAAAGCTGAAGGGCAACCTGGGTACTTATCAGATCGCATTGTTGGTGATTGCCGCCGCCGCACCTTTGGGCGCTGTTCTCACAGCCGCGCCCATCGGCTTTCAACTCGGCAACGGTCCGGGGCTGGCCGGAACATTTTTGGTGGCCGGATTCTTGATGGTTTGTTTCTCGGTCGGCTATGGCGAGTTAATTCGCGCGATCCCGGGTGCAGGCGCGTTTTACAAGTATCTATCGGTGGTGTTTGGCCCGCGAGTTGGCGCGGGCGCGGCATGGGTAGCATTGGCGTCCTACCTGGCAATTACCATTGCCCTGGCCATTGTGTCGGGCTACTACACCAATTTGACCTTGCAAACATTTGGCGTGGATATTGGCTGGACGTCATGGACATTGTTGCTCATGGCGCTGACATCTTATCTCGGCCGGGCGAACATTGATTTTGCCGCGAAGATCCTGGTGCCATTGGTGCTTGCTGAGTTCTTCATGCTGTTTCTGCTCGGTATCTCCATTTTCATGGATAAAGGCCTCGCTGCGTTTCCAGTTGAAGCGGTATCGATTGATGCAATAACGTCGCCCGGCCTCGGGGTCGGAATGATGGTCGCGCTGGCAGCGTTCCTCGGTGTCGAGTCCGCAGCGCTGTATGCGATGGAAGCCAAGCGGCCGGAAAAATCCATTCCGGGTGCCACGCGTCTCGCAGTAGCCTTGGTGGCTGTCGCTTACTTTGTGATTATCTGGCTGATTGTAGGTGGCATCGGGGTAGAAGCGATCAAGGGCGAAGCGGCATCGGCGCAAGGCGAACTGATCATCAACCTGTTCTCGACACGCCTGGGAGGCACAACGGCCACCCTTGTTTCGATCATGCTGTGCACCAGCAATTTTGCCTGTTTGTTGTCGCTGCACAACGCGGCCACTCGCTACGTGCATGTGCTGGCCAAAGATAAACATTTGCCGCGTGTGCTATCGAACATTCATCCGCAAAAAAACTCCCCGGCCAATGCGAGCCTTCTAGTAACGGTGGTGGTTGCTGTCTGCATCGCCGTCCCATCGTCGCTGGGTTACGACGCGTTTGTCTTCCTTTTCCCGGTGACGCTGGCTTTGGGAACGATTGGGCTCATCGGGCTTCAGGCATTCATTTCGCTGGCAGTGGTTGCCCATTTCAAGAAAGTCAGCTCTCGCAAGTATCTCAAAGTCTTGGTCAGCCCACTGGTTGCACTGGCGGGGCTTAGCGTGGCGGTTTACTTGATCTATGAGAACTACGGGCTGCTGACCGGCAGTGAATCCGCTTGGGTGAACGGAACGCCATTACTTCTGGTGGTGCTGTTCTTTTACGGCGTGATTAAAGGCCGTTCAAAGAACAATTAA
- a CDS encoding Gfo/Idh/MocA family protein produces MQPIRLGLVGYGKIAQDQHVPAINANPAFQLVAVATQGQPCAGVENFQSLGELLENGPPVDAIAFCTPPQGRFALVRQALAAGKHVLVEKPPCATLGEAMALVNLVGEQGVSGLFAWHSRYAPGIEAARDWLATRTLQSVQIDWKEDVRKWHPGQAWIWQPGGLGVFDPGINALSIATHLLALPLFVESAELRVPSNCQSPIAASIKMSDARHLDVRAEFDFDHGHDELWSIEIRCTEGILRLDNGGALLSIDGVRQAVSEEGEYAAVYRHFQQLIGDKASDLDLQPLRLVADSFFVGSRMSVEPFYD; encoded by the coding sequence ATGCAACCAATCCGTCTCGGTCTGGTGGGCTACGGCAAGATTGCCCAGGATCAACACGTTCCCGCTATCAACGCCAACCCGGCCTTCCAGTTGGTCGCTGTCGCAACGCAAGGGCAGCCCTGCGCCGGGGTAGAGAACTTTCAGTCTCTGGGTGAGCTGCTCGAAAATGGCCCGCCGGTGGATGCAATTGCGTTTTGCACACCGCCGCAAGGACGATTCGCGCTGGTGCGACAAGCGCTGGCCGCCGGCAAACACGTGCTGGTCGAAAAACCGCCGTGCGCCACCTTGGGCGAAGCGATGGCGTTGGTGAATCTGGTCGGTGAGCAAGGCGTCAGCGGTCTGTTTGCCTGGCATTCACGCTACGCGCCCGGCATCGAAGCCGCCCGTGACTGGCTGGCCACCCGCACCCTGCAAAGCGTACAGATCGACTGGAAGGAAGACGTGCGCAAGTGGCACCCCGGCCAGGCATGGATCTGGCAACCCGGCGGCCTGGGCGTCTTCGATCCCGGCATCAACGCCTTGTCGATTGCCACCCATTTGCTGGCGCTGCCGCTGTTTGTCGAGTCTGCCGAACTGCGCGTCCCGAGCAACTGCCAGTCGCCAATCGCCGCGTCCATCAAAATGTCCGACGCGCGCCACCTCGATGTCCGCGCGGAGTTCGATTTCGACCACGGTCATGACGAACTCTGGAGCATCGAGATTCGCTGCACCGAAGGCATCCTGCGACTGGACAACGGCGGCGCACTGTTGAGTATCGACGGCGTGCGCCAGGCTGTATCGGAGGAGGGCGAGTACGCGGCGGTGTATCGACATTTTCAGCAGTTGATTGGCGACAAGGCCAGCGACCTGGATCTCCAGCCGCTGCGCTTGGTTGCAGACAGCTTTTTTGTCGGGAGCCGGATGTCGGTTGAGCCGTTTTATGATTAG
- a CDS encoding helix-turn-helix domain-containing protein, whose amino-acid sequence MHRQTQHFDEIIEHAASLAHWSQHYDKLTPGAFHGALQDVQLNGVRLFRETLSSAVAQHTHTPAQCINLLLPVNLPSQPDVAPNRSLLADGLNFLPYDDDFFFVTPPDTDYIVVSLNCQVLEQLLVAEDVELFYRRPRGYGMKLCAGGLQGAQVAMTGLLDQLQTLDDLNDQTLQNCVLDTLLDLLEPQNPVRLQGLGGSHQHIVKYCHERVLQSPAGESLSILDLCRELKIPRRTLHYSFEKIAGSSPLTYLRAVRLNAAQRSLTEHPAPSVADVAYRWGFTHQSYFSQEYKRLFGHSPSAQRR is encoded by the coding sequence ATGCACAGGCAGACTCAACACTTCGACGAAATCATCGAACACGCCGCATCACTGGCGCACTGGTCGCAACACTACGACAAGCTGACGCCCGGTGCTTTTCACGGTGCCCTGCAGGACGTGCAACTGAACGGCGTCCGATTGTTCCGTGAAACCCTGAGCAGCGCTGTTGCCCAGCACACGCACACGCCTGCCCAGTGCATAAACCTGCTGCTGCCGGTGAACCTGCCGAGTCAGCCCGACGTGGCGCCGAATCGAAGCCTTCTTGCCGACGGGCTGAACTTCCTGCCCTACGACGACGATTTTTTCTTCGTCACACCGCCGGACACTGACTACATTGTGGTTTCGTTAAATTGCCAGGTGCTTGAACAACTGTTGGTCGCTGAGGACGTTGAACTGTTCTACCGTCGACCCAGGGGTTACGGGATGAAGCTGTGTGCCGGGGGTCTACAAGGTGCCCAGGTTGCCATGACCGGCCTGCTTGATCAGCTCCAAACCCTTGACGACCTCAATGATCAAACCCTTCAGAACTGCGTACTCGATACGCTGCTCGACTTGCTGGAGCCGCAAAACCCGGTGCGCTTACAGGGACTGGGCGGCAGCCACCAGCACATTGTCAAATACTGCCATGAGCGCGTGCTGCAAAGCCCTGCAGGGGAGTCGCTGTCGATCCTGGACTTGTGCAGGGAGTTGAAGATCCCCCGCCGCACGCTGCATTACAGCTTCGAAAAAATCGCCGGCAGCTCGCCTCTGACGTATCTGCGCGCCGTCCGTTTGAACGCCGCCCAGCGCAGCCTTACCGAGCACCCGGCCCCCAGCGTCGCCGATGTGGCGTACCGCTGGGGGTTCACCCATCAAAGCTATTTCAGCCAGGAGTACAAACGCCTGTTTGGCCATTCACCCTCGGCCCAACGGCGTTGA
- a CDS encoding eCIS core domain-containing protein: MPSITTRLAALLVLCLALEVPAQNNACPAGEKQVCLDGCICLPDLGQVLGPVPDGIYQIAAPALALWLTQARAEAANAGLQPMPPHIREQLLRWYAPGILDTAYYKVSDNGQFSAATAMLQNPDVGAVTLIDIILFRDAQTAEQNVVLWAHELKHVQQFQEWGVEGFAQRYTQDFNAVEAPAYAIQAEVRRFVREGNDHENPAHPR; encoded by the coding sequence ATGCCGTCTATCACCACGCGCCTGGCGGCGCTATTGGTTCTTTGCCTGGCGCTTGAAGTGCCAGCCCAGAACAACGCCTGTCCGGCTGGCGAGAAACAAGTGTGCCTGGACGGCTGCATCTGCCTGCCAGACCTCGGGCAGGTGCTCGGCCCCGTGCCTGATGGCATCTATCAGATCGCGGCACCTGCCCTGGCGCTGTGGCTGACCCAGGCCCGCGCTGAGGCAGCCAACGCCGGCCTTCAACCCATGCCACCGCACATCCGCGAGCAACTGCTGCGCTGGTACGCCCCCGGCATTCTCGATACCGCGTACTACAAAGTCAGCGACAACGGCCAGTTCAGCGCCGCCACTGCCATGCTGCAAAACCCCGATGTGGGTGCCGTGACGCTGATCGACATCATCCTTTTTCGGGATGCCCAGACCGCAGAACAGAACGTCGTGCTCTGGGCTCATGAACTCAAGCATGTGCAGCAGTTTCAGGAATGGGGAGTAGAAGGTTTTGCCCAGCGCTATACACAGGATTTCAATGCGGTGGAGGCGCCGGCTTATGCCATACAGGCTGAAGTCAGACGTTTTGTGCGCGAAGGGAATGATCACGAAAACCCGGCACATCCTCGATGA
- the ucpA gene encoding SDR family oxidoreductase UcpA, translated as MTGFFCSKKPEDIMSKLNGKVALITGASKGMGKSHASIYAKYGASLILVDLDESIHEVAAEIQNTYGVEVLAHVGDVTDPQAMRLIAEKGMQRFGRLNALVCNAGVCRLAKFLDSSDADLDLHINVNVKGAWHTARAVLPHMINSGGGAVVVMSSVTGDLTADPGEVAYALSKSALIGFTKALAVEMAPHHIRVNAICPGFIWTPMAEQVARQVNPDDPKSVLDELATAIPMKRLGRPDEVGELSAFLASDESSYINGAQIVIDGASTLPETVSIGM; from the coding sequence ATGACGGGATTTTTTTGTTCAAAAAAACCGGAGGACATCATGAGTAAGTTGAACGGGAAAGTGGCCTTGATTACCGGGGCTTCAAAAGGAATGGGGAAATCTCATGCCAGCATCTACGCAAAATATGGGGCCAGCTTGATCCTGGTTGATCTTGATGAGTCTATCCATGAAGTGGCAGCAGAGATTCAAAATACCTACGGCGTGGAAGTACTTGCGCACGTCGGTGATGTGACCGATCCGCAGGCCATGCGCCTGATTGCCGAAAAAGGCATGCAGCGTTTTGGCCGCTTGAATGCGCTGGTCTGCAATGCCGGCGTTTGCCGACTGGCGAAGTTTCTGGATTCCAGCGATGCCGATCTCGACTTGCACATCAACGTTAACGTCAAAGGTGCATGGCATACCGCCCGGGCGGTTCTGCCGCACATGATCAACTCCGGCGGCGGTGCGGTGGTCGTCATGTCGTCCGTCACCGGTGACCTGACGGCCGATCCGGGTGAGGTGGCCTATGCCTTGTCCAAGTCCGCGCTGATTGGCTTCACCAAGGCGCTGGCGGTGGAAATGGCTCCCCATCACATTCGGGTCAATGCCATTTGCCCGGGCTTCATATGGACACCGATGGCGGAGCAGGTCGCCAGGCAAGTCAATCCGGACGATCCGAAGTCGGTTCTTGATGAACTGGCCACAGCCATTCCCATGAAACGCCTGGGCAGGCCCGATGAAGTCGGTGAGTTGTCGGCATTCCTCGCGTCCGACGAGTCCAGTTACATCAACGGTGCGCAAATCGTGATCGATGGTGCCAGCACGCTGCCTGAGACAGTCAGCATCGGGATGTAA
- a CDS encoding J domain-containing protein, with product MNHWQLLSLTPDADERSIKRAYARLLKTHRPDENPDEFQRLREAYEASLAEARWRAQADEEVVEAPIAVSAPTPECPQPAEVSPLAIPLERLDITPAISPPEPSMGQMQQWLAEGKDRQLVDALRVWMASDWLIPFERRQQFEQSVLDWLESAPQWSPAFFDGVCKVMGWDEAQGTLPCEYWRWDRLIRRCEVQAMEETVRGDLARFDADKIHGQAAALLLKPMSDHRRRGMADYFTGLDWQRFTQLAQTIECQYPEVPQRLGLQPLDNWRDWLPASSYRGVYLFLWLTLSALVVSSLLAVPAKRNGLASVVILPLMMPVLMWFGMKAYQFWAMVAVAAGRLDVLLSRWLLPRRWYRQGAGLLVLRHILPSAVPAALACAWSGNVPWLRWFSPVVVFLGTIYFTNSALSGGKVSLGARALRAIKLKVGRLPWHMLKREGILVLMAVAAMAVWIHLHLQAVV from the coding sequence ATGAACCACTGGCAATTGCTCAGCCTTACCCCGGATGCGGACGAACGCAGCATCAAGCGCGCCTATGCGCGGCTGCTCAAAACCCACCGCCCGGACGAAAACCCCGATGAGTTCCAGCGCCTGCGTGAAGCCTATGAAGCCTCGCTGGCCGAGGCTCGCTGGCGCGCGCAGGCGGATGAGGAAGTCGTTGAGGCCCCGATCGCCGTCAGCGCGCCAACCCCTGAATGCCCCCAGCCAGCGGAAGTCTCCCCGCTAGCCATCCCCCTGGAACGCCTCGATATCACACCGGCCATCAGCCCACCGGAACCGTCCATGGGGCAAATGCAGCAGTGGTTGGCCGAGGGTAAAGACCGTCAGCTCGTGGACGCGCTGCGCGTTTGGATGGCCAGCGACTGGCTAATACCTTTCGAGCGCCGCCAGCAATTCGAGCAGAGCGTACTGGATTGGCTCGAATCCGCCCCGCAATGGTCGCCAGCCTTCTTCGATGGCGTGTGCAAGGTCATGGGGTGGGACGAGGCCCAGGGCACCCTTCCTTGCGAGTATTGGCGTTGGGACAGACTGATCCGACGGTGCGAGGTGCAAGCCATGGAGGAGACCGTACGCGGCGATCTGGCCAGATTCGACGCCGATAAAATCCATGGGCAGGCGGCCGCCTTGCTGCTCAAACCCATGAGTGACCACCGCCGTCGTGGAATGGCCGACTACTTTACCGGCCTCGACTGGCAACGCTTTACGCAGCTCGCTCAAACCATCGAATGCCAATACCCCGAGGTGCCCCAACGTCTTGGGCTGCAACCACTCGACAACTGGCGGGACTGGTTGCCGGCCTCAAGCTATCGAGGGGTCTATCTTTTCCTGTGGCTGACGCTGTCCGCTTTGGTTGTTTCTTCCTTGCTTGCTGTGCCGGCGAAAAGGAATGGGCTGGCCTCCGTGGTTATACTGCCGCTGATGATGCCGGTATTGATGTGGTTCGGCATGAAGGCCTACCAGTTTTGGGCCATGGTGGCCGTGGCGGCGGGGCGGCTGGATGTGCTGCTTAGCCGATGGTTACTCCCGCGCCGTTGGTACCGGCAAGGCGCCGGGCTCCTGGTGCTTCGACACATACTGCCCAGTGCAGTGCCCGCAGCCTTGGCGTGCGCCTGGTCCGGTAATGTGCCGTGGCTGCGGTGGTTCAGCCCGGTGGTGGTGTTCCTCGGCACGATTTATTTCACGAATTCAGCGCTGAGTGGCGGAAAGGTCTCGCTGGGCGCTCGGGCATTGCGAGCAATCAAGCTGAAGGTCGGGCGGCTGCCCTGGCACATGCTCAAGCGTGAAGGCATCCTGGTTCTGATGGCCGTGGCGGCGATGGCGGTCTGGATACATTTGCATCTGCAGGCTGTTGTTTAG
- a CDS encoding cytochrome c oxidase assembly protein, translated as MSGFSSWAWLELLPIAVFVCWVSGGPKGWKRQPLLLGGAALVFLLGMQPALDAAARHSVWLHCLQSALIHHLAPILLLFAVAREPASEAGFTKGGRAVRIWVVIAFGAMSGVWMLPQLHQRLMDDATLYALMKWAMAVSGLWLCRVMGRYCQRADVPLRKQWSFSLGVALPQVLVGLMLLLSPPLYPMHGHSMMHMHGVGNMSAQLDQFLGGALMCLSALLLLWVDRVMHRKPVPTINAVGPRVNGQTGVCTPG; from the coding sequence ATGTCTGGATTTTCGAGTTGGGCCTGGCTGGAGTTATTGCCGATAGCCGTGTTTGTTTGCTGGGTGAGCGGAGGGCCTAAGGGTTGGAAGCGTCAACCGTTGTTGCTGGGCGGTGCTGCGCTGGTGTTTTTGCTGGGCATGCAGCCGGCGCTGGACGCCGCTGCGCGCCACAGCGTCTGGCTGCACTGCCTGCAAAGTGCCTTGATTCATCACCTGGCGCCGATCCTTTTACTGTTTGCCGTCGCCCGGGAGCCGGCCAGTGAAGCGGGTTTCACAAAGGGAGGGAGGGCGGTGCGAATTTGGGTGGTGATCGCGTTTGGTGCAATGAGCGGCGTATGGATGCTGCCGCAATTGCATCAACGATTGATGGACGATGCCACGCTGTATGCGCTGATGAAATGGGCCATGGCCGTGAGTGGGTTGTGGTTGTGCCGGGTAATGGGGCGTTATTGCCAGCGCGCGGATGTTCCCTTGCGCAAGCAGTGGAGCTTCAGCCTGGGGGTGGCGCTACCGCAAGTGCTGGTCGGTTTGATGCTGCTGCTCAGTCCACCTCTGTATCCCATGCACGGTCACTCGATGATGCACATGCACGGTGTCGGGAACATGAGTGCTCAACTGGATCAGTTTTTGGGGGGCGCGCTGATGTGCCTGTCGGCGTTGCTTCTGCTGTGGGTCGATCGTGTTATGCATCGCAAACCTGTGCCGACTATCAACGCCGTTGGGCCGAGGGTGAATGGCCAAACAGGCGTTTGTACTCCTGGCTGA
- a CDS encoding TetR/AcrR family transcriptional regulator, producing MAQKRADMIAETRGKLIKAARDAFAAKGYAESSMDDFTAQAGLTRGALYHHFGDKKGLLQAVIAQIDGEMMERLSVIIEEASTTWDGFIDESIAYIKMSLEPEIQRILFLDGPAVLGDPSQWPSQNACIRSTQRSIQKLIDEGTIRVVDTEATARLIMGALLGASLWIAHAEDPQTASEKAVESFRALASGLLL from the coding sequence ATGGCGCAGAAGCGTGCGGACATGATTGCGGAGACTCGCGGCAAACTGATCAAGGCGGCGCGAGACGCATTTGCTGCGAAGGGATATGCGGAAAGTTCGATGGACGATTTCACCGCTCAAGCGGGTCTGACCCGGGGTGCGCTGTACCATCACTTTGGCGACAAAAAGGGCTTGCTACAGGCCGTCATCGCCCAGATAGATGGAGAAATGATGGAACGGTTGTCGGTCATTATCGAAGAGGCCAGCACAACCTGGGACGGCTTCATCGATGAGTCCATCGCCTACATCAAGATGTCCCTGGAACCTGAAATCCAGCGCATTCTCTTCCTCGACGGGCCAGCGGTACTGGGCGACCCGTCGCAATGGCCGAGCCAGAACGCGTGCATCCGAAGCACCCAACGCAGCATTCAAAAGCTGATTGACGAAGGAACGATCCGCGTGGTCGACACCGAAGCGACGGCGCGCCTGATCATGGGTGCCCTGCTCGGCGCTTCCTTGTGGATTGCACATGCTGAGGATCCCCAGACCGCCTCTGAAAAAGCCGTCGAAAGTTTCCGGGCATTGGCGTCCGGATTGCTGCTGTAA
- a CDS encoding primary-amine oxidase — protein MNVNLKITTATHPLDPLSLEELALASSILKREKNLHDKCRFPYLHLAEPDKREVLAHVPDQAFSRRAFALVLDKLTGNTFEALVDLNSQTLVDWQAVDIETQGHAPIMIEEFDLCVEAVQNDPAWRAAVKRRGLTDADIENVQIDPWSFGHFGDDERYQGKRLMRGVAFYRDKLTDNGYAHPIEGLVAIIDLNKGEVIELLDDGRLTPIPKATINYDSASLGQPRDGLKPLHITQPEGVSFTVDDWKVSWQNWEFRVGFTPREGLVLHQLGYKDGDVVRPILYRASVTDMGVPYSDNELNHYWKCAFDGGEYGLGRLANQLELGCDCLGAIRYFDVPSVNDQGEPFVMKNAICMHEEDYGTLWKHYEFRTGVFEMRRSRRLVISFFCTVANYDYGFFWYLYQDGTIQLEAKLTGIIQTAALAPGQRPASGGGMVTPEFYGPTHQHFFSARLHMMVDGEHNSVTETNFQSRPQGEGNTWGNVFDSVTTTFTHELDAAREANGQTGRFWKIINPNVKNAVGNHPGYKLMAEHNPVMLAQPDSSFGRRAGFASKHLWVTPYAPGERYGSGDYPNQHRGDGLPLYTQNNREIQNQDLVVWHTFGHTHICKPEDFPVMPVEYVGFKLKPNNFFNGNPAMDLPASRDHASVQDGQPASCCKHNA, from the coding sequence ATGAACGTTAATCTTAAAATAACCACCGCGACCCACCCGCTTGACCCGCTTTCGCTAGAGGAGCTTGCTTTGGCGAGCAGCATCCTGAAACGGGAAAAAAACCTTCACGACAAATGCCGCTTCCCGTACCTGCATCTCGCCGAGCCGGATAAGCGTGAGGTATTGGCCCATGTGCCAGACCAGGCATTTTCCAGGCGTGCATTTGCCTTGGTGCTGGACAAATTGACGGGCAACACCTTCGAAGCGCTGGTTGATTTGAACAGCCAAACCCTTGTCGATTGGCAAGCGGTCGACATTGAAACCCAGGGTCATGCACCGATCATGATTGAGGAGTTCGACCTGTGCGTGGAAGCTGTGCAAAACGACCCCGCGTGGCGTGCGGCTGTCAAGCGCCGGGGCCTCACCGATGCCGATATTGAAAACGTACAGATCGATCCCTGGTCATTCGGGCATTTCGGCGATGATGAACGTTATCAGGGCAAGCGGTTGATGCGCGGTGTCGCGTTCTACCGTGACAAGCTGACCGACAACGGTTACGCCCACCCGATCGAAGGACTGGTTGCTATCATCGACCTGAACAAAGGCGAGGTCATCGAGCTGTTGGACGACGGTCGTCTGACGCCGATTCCCAAAGCCACGATCAACTACGATTCCGCGTCCCTGGGCCAGCCGCGTGACGGACTCAAACCGTTGCACATCACGCAGCCCGAGGGCGTGAGCTTCACCGTCGATGACTGGAAAGTGAGTTGGCAGAACTGGGAGTTCCGCGTCGGCTTCACGCCGCGCGAAGGTCTGGTTCTGCACCAACTGGGCTACAAGGACGGTGACGTCGTGCGCCCGATCCTCTATCGCGCCAGTGTCACCGACATGGGCGTTCCCTATTCGGACAACGAGCTCAATCATTACTGGAAATGCGCGTTCGATGGCGGCGAATACGGGCTCGGTCGTCTGGCCAACCAACTGGAGCTGGGCTGTGATTGCCTGGGGGCGATTCGTTATTTCGATGTGCCTTCGGTCAATGATCAGGGCGAACCTTTTGTCATGAAGAACGCTATCTGCATGCACGAGGAAGATTACGGCACGTTGTGGAAACACTATGAGTTTCGTACCGGTGTGTTCGAAATGCGTCGCTCCCGGCGCCTGGTGATCAGCTTCTTCTGCACCGTGGCCAACTACGACTACGGGTTTTTCTGGTACCTCTATCAGGACGGTACGATTCAACTCGAAGCCAAGCTGACCGGGATCATCCAGACCGCCGCGTTGGCTCCCGGTCAACGCCCCGCCAGCGGGGGCGGCATGGTCACGCCCGAGTTCTATGGCCCGACCCACCAGCATTTTTTCAGTGCGCGTTTGCACATGATGGTGGATGGCGAGCACAACTCTGTGACCGAAACCAATTTCCAGTCGCGCCCGCAAGGCGAGGGAAATACCTGGGGCAACGTCTTCGACAGTGTGACCACCACGTTTACCCATGAGCTGGACGCCGCCCGTGAGGCCAACGGCCAGACCGGGCGCTTCTGGAAAATCATCAATCCGAACGTCAAGAACGCCGTCGGCAATCACCCCGGCTACAAGCTGATGGCCGAGCACAATCCGGTCATGCTCGCCCAACCCGACAGCTCGTTTGGTCGACGTGCAGGGTTTGCCAGCAAGCACCTGTGGGTGACGCCTTACGCGCCCGGCGAGCGTTACGGCTCCGGCGATTACCCCAACCAGCATCGGGGTGACGGCCTCCCGCTGTACACGCAGAACAACCGCGAGATCCAGAACCAGGATCTGGTGGTATGGCACACCTTTGGCCATACCCACATCTGCAAACCGGAGGATTTCCCGGTGATGCCGGTGGAATACGTCGGGTTCAAACTCAAGCCCAATAACTTCTTCAACGGCAACCCGGCCATGGACTTGCCGGCGAGCAGGGACCACGCCAGTGTCCAGGACGGTCAGCCGGCCAGTTGCTGCAAACACAACGCCTGA
- a CDS encoding helix-turn-helix domain-containing protein, whose product MRSQPVQQKSQQAGLQSVSVTDANVLANSLSEWQQEYLQISPGQFAGSVTEISVGVVQIFREVMNQAVDQHGQTLPGKFALGIPIALRGHGYWCGKELDCIDSVFFLRPDSELKFKTPGYSDIYGASVDVEAFRKYSLDDEFDDKSVIALTKEVSALAPEKCAAFRQGFDNFFRAVEDNPSILESASAKKQLTFDIMQLLLGMTADLPVSKKSHAEQFIHRHVVDSARNYILSRKSEALTVTDLCEGLRTSHRSLHYAFNKVLGISPVTYLRYIRLNGVRAELVSSDKPTLISEVAANWGFWHMGMFSVYYKHLFGERPSETLKNHRSTVIT is encoded by the coding sequence ATGAGATCGCAACCGGTCCAGCAAAAATCTCAGCAAGCAGGATTACAGAGCGTTTCTGTCACCGACGCCAATGTGCTGGCGAACTCTTTGTCGGAGTGGCAGCAAGAGTACCTGCAGATAAGCCCGGGGCAATTCGCAGGTTCGGTCACTGAAATTTCCGTGGGTGTGGTGCAGATTTTCCGTGAGGTGATGAATCAAGCGGTGGATCAACATGGGCAAACCCTGCCTGGCAAGTTTGCCTTGGGCATTCCCATCGCGTTGCGCGGCCACGGTTACTGGTGCGGTAAAGAGCTCGATTGCATTGATTCCGTGTTCTTTCTCCGGCCGGATTCCGAACTCAAATTCAAGACCCCCGGCTATTCGGATATTTATGGTGCATCCGTCGATGTTGAAGCCTTCAGGAAATACTCGCTGGATGATGAGTTTGATGACAAGAGTGTCATCGCGCTGACCAAGGAAGTCAGTGCACTGGCGCCCGAAAAATGTGCAGCCTTCCGGCAAGGCTTTGATAACTTTTTCCGTGCCGTCGAGGACAATCCTTCAATTCTCGAGTCGGCGTCAGCCAAAAAACAACTCACCTTCGACATCATGCAATTGCTCCTTGGCATGACAGCAGACTTGCCCGTATCGAAGAAATCTCACGCAGAGCAGTTCATTCATCGCCATGTTGTAGACAGTGCACGCAATTATATTCTTTCAAGAAAAAGTGAAGCGTTAACGGTGACCGATTTGTGTGAGGGGCTGCGAACCAGTCATCGTTCGCTGCATTATGCCTTCAACAAAGTCTTGGGTATCAGCCCCGTGACTTATCTGCGCTACATACGTTTGAACGGCGTCAGGGCAGAACTTGTCTCCAGCGATAAGCCAACATTGATTAGTGAAGTGGCCGCCAATTGGGGCTTCTGGCATATGGGCATGTTCAGCGTCTACTACAAACATCTGTTTGGCGAACGGCCGTCCGAAACACTTAAGAACCATCGTTCGACGGTAATTACTTAA